From a single Pseudophryne corroboree isolate aPseCor3 chromosome 6, aPseCor3.hap2, whole genome shotgun sequence genomic region:
- the LOC134934646 gene encoding paraneoplastic antigen Ma3 homolog produces MEEVTNADIYRWCKEKGVEPLCSFGLVGKLSSASDDAVIRAVVQLYGISQPCTVDRWKGQEGETFAILLSNRFPLDNTLLPRMVVVEDVPGRKVQLVWPESMEEAATPGEEIGNDTTAAGDCFHINSGEDRTEDREESPGKGVETMMDKMVNQMERLHYEGGYRRLRIFSGISPVPAGEETYDTWREAAIQHSEEWQCPEHIKRQRIVESLRGPAMRVIQATRRSKSTATLKDYLEALDFSYGTMEDVGDLMSRLHRTYQEPGETLTQYIYRVDRLIYQIVEKGGIVKEAVDEQRMRQVLKGALTLNPVAQRLRCTRRSGPAPSLTELVKEVKLEEVQIENRDKTIKRVKAIIPAIPAPTSTVMDDRLIKLLEDQNKKIDQLIALQSTASSRPYWSSDSNRGRTRGSGSRGTILCYSCGQPGHRSFECPMSGMERNGRMPFYHRSRDEQMENPNGSSVNPSQAPQQ; encoded by the coding sequence ATGGAAGAAGTTACCAACGCCGATATCTATAGGTGGTGTAAAGAAAAGGGCGTGGAACCCTTATGCAGCTTCGGGCTAGTTGGAAAACTTTCATCAGCCAGTGATGATGCAGTCATTCGGGCTGTTGTGCAACTTTATGGTATTAGTCAACCATGTACGGTTGATCGATGGAAAGGACAAGAGGGAGAAACTTTCGCTATCTTACTTAGTAATAGATTTCCTTTGGATAACACATTACTACCCCGTATGGTGGTGGTTGAAGATGTCCCTGGGCGAAAAGTTCAACTAGTGTGGCCTGAAAGCATGGAAGAAGCAGCCACCCCAGGAGAAGAGATAGGAAATGATACCACTGCTGCAGGAGACTGTTTTCATATCAATAGTGGGGAAGATCGGACAGAGGATAGGGAAGAATCTCCTGGGAAAGGGGTGGAAACAATGATGGATAAGATGGTTAATCAGATGGAGAGGTTgcattatgaagggggatatagGAGACTTAGGATTTTCTCTGGTATTTCCCCTGTACCTGCTGGTGAAGAAACCTATGATACTTGGAGAGAAGCTGCCATTCAGCACTCTGAAGAGTGGCAATGTCCAGAGCATATCAAACGACAGCGTATAGTGGAAAGTCTCCGGGGACCTGCTATGAGAGTGATTCAAGCCACCAGAAGGAGTAAATCTACCGCCACTCTGAAAGATTATTTAGAAGCTTTGGATTTTTCTTATGGCACCATGGAAGATGTAGGGGATCTGATGTCAAGATTACATCGCACCTATCAGGAGCCGGGGGAGACTCTCACTCAATATATTTATAGAGTGGATCGATTGATTTATCAAATTGTAGAGAAAGGGGGGATAGTTAAGGAGGCTGTAGATGAACAACGAATGCGACAGGTTCTGAAAGGAGCTCTCACTCTTAATCCAGTTGCACAAAGACTACGTTGTACCCGACGGTCAGGACCAGCACCCAGTCTCACGGAACTTGTGAAGGAGGTCAAGTTAGAGGAAGTACAAATCGAGAATCGAGACAAGACTATTAAGAGAGTCAAAGCTATCATACCTGCTATACCTGCCCCCACCTCCACTGTTATGGATGATCGATTGATTAAGTTGCTGGaagatcaaaataaaaaaatagaccaaTTGATTGCTTTACAGAGTACAGCATCATCAAGGCCCTACTGGTCGTCAGACTCAAACAGAGGAAGGACAAGGGGTAGTGGTAGTCGTGGGACTATACTCTGTTATAGTTGTGGACAACCAGGGCATAGATCTTTTGAATGCCCGATGAGTGGTATGGAGAGGAATGGAAGAATGCCGTTTTACCACCGGTCCAGAGATGAGCAGATGGAAAACCCCAACGGGAGCtctgtgaacccctcacaggctccccaacaataa